CCGTAGGTGTGAAGTTCAGATTGCTTATGCGATTGGGATAGCTCAGCCGGTTTCAGTAATGATTAGTACTAATGGAACCAGCCGGATCCCACCCGATCGAATCGCGGAGTTAGTGCAGAAAAATTTTGACCTGCGCCCCAAGCCAATTATCGAGTATCTTAATTTACTCCGCCCAATTTATAAAAAGACCGCTGCTTACGGACATTTTGGGCGGAATGACCCGGATTTTACCTGGGAAAAATTGGATATGGTAGAAAAACTTAAAAGTGATGCGGGATTATAAGGGATACGACGATGCAATACGATGTTAAAGACTTGAGCCTGACCGAAAAAGGATTGCTCCGAATTGAGTGGGCAAAACAGAATATGCCGGTTTTAAATTTAATTCAGCAGCGGTTCAAAAAGAACAAACCCCTTAAGGGAGTTAGGCTTTCCGCCTGTCTTCATATTACTACGGAAACTGCTAATCTAGCTCAAACCCTTAAAGCCGGCGGAGCTGAAGTAATGCTTTGTGCTTCTAACCCGTTAAGCACCCAGGATGATGTTGCTGCTGCTCTGGTGAAGGAATTTAATCTT
The DNA window shown above is from Thermodesulfovibrionales bacterium and carries:
- a CDS encoding methionine adenosyltransferase domain-containing protein; translation: RRCEVQIAYAIGIAQPVSVMISTNGTSRIPPDRIAELVQKNFDLRPKPIIEYLNLLRPIYKKTAAYGHFGRNDPDFTWEKLDMVEKLKSDAGL
- a CDS encoding adenosylhomocysteinase; the encoded protein is MQYDVKDLSLTEKGLLRIEWAKQNMPVLNLIQQRFKKNKPLKGVRLSACLHITTETANLAQTLKAGGAEVMLCASNPLSTQDDVAAALVKEFNLPVFAIKGEDNQTYYEHINAVLDQKPTITMDDGADLV